The following are encoded in a window of Geobacter metallireducens GS-15 genomic DNA:
- a CDS encoding tetratricopeptide repeat protein — protein sequence MNIRKSFQVMLLWMIVLGIFYPAIFAGLNSVDDQKMLYALGELPNRALLDWFRPGQSFYYRPLLSFTFRLDYLLWGQEVSFYHLENILIHGASATLIFFILRQLVSLQIPQQKDTEWPLIGALLFALHPIVTESVNWISGRTDLLGTFFVLSATLVLLQSALRRRLILVIAAAILLFCAIFSKEVMVFSIPAAAFLLWRWSVDAPTSWRIKSLTVLLMPFFFGGSAFIALRWLFYGASADLDRLIFKYYYSAYDTVRVFFKVLGFYGKKIVAPLPLNFAIMQVSDHYVWLGIVIFILAVLLFFLRRSATDLILVGWYLILPGILIALIGLAWTPLAERYVYLPSAFVVMGIALYGSSVPSQRLQKIMLIGLSLFLLPISMATVNRNFIWQDNTKLYADSLSKSPEFAAMSNELGIALIDEGKLAQATQILQKGKQLKTASVLLYINQARIFMAQGDLAGARSEMMKVCFDKNAADTEALKMLATIDEQRLHNGGQSESIMLELLDTYQVLITKTKNPYLEYRVGQIFLSTGKHQDAADYFSRAYVHAPKNAYYREAAGKLVRKLKNSDKEG from the coding sequence ATGAACATTCGTAAATCTTTTCAGGTAATGCTGCTTTGGATGATAGTGCTGGGCATCTTTTATCCGGCTATATTTGCCGGGTTAAATTCGGTGGATGACCAGAAGATGCTTTATGCCTTGGGAGAATTGCCGAATAGAGCTTTACTGGACTGGTTCCGACCTGGACAAAGTTTTTATTATCGACCGTTGTTGTCGTTCACTTTTCGTCTCGATTATCTGCTTTGGGGGCAGGAAGTCAGTTTCTATCATCTGGAAAACATTTTAATTCATGGTGCCAGCGCCACCTTGATTTTTTTCATCCTCCGGCAACTTGTTTCTCTCCAAATTCCGCAACAAAAGGACACCGAATGGCCCCTGATTGGGGCATTGCTGTTTGCGCTGCATCCGATAGTAACTGAATCGGTTAACTGGATATCTGGACGAACCGATTTGCTCGGTACTTTTTTTGTCTTGTCTGCCACTTTAGTTTTATTGCAGTCCGCTTTGCGTCGTCGGTTGATATTGGTAATTGCCGCAGCTATTTTGTTGTTTTGTGCCATCTTTTCCAAAGAAGTTATGGTGTTTTCTATCCCTGCAGCCGCATTTTTGCTTTGGCGATGGAGTGTTGACGCGCCGACTTCTTGGCGGATTAAATCACTTACAGTACTTCTTATGCCGTTTTTTTTCGGAGGTTCGGCTTTCATCGCGCTTCGCTGGTTGTTTTATGGTGCGAGTGCGGACTTGGATCGTCTAATTTTCAAATATTATTACAGTGCCTACGACACGGTACGAGTCTTTTTCAAGGTGTTGGGGTTCTATGGGAAAAAGATTGTTGCACCGTTACCGCTCAATTTTGCAATTATGCAGGTTAGTGATCACTATGTCTGGCTGGGAATTGTGATTTTTATTTTAGCTGTTTTGCTGTTTTTTCTACGCCGGTCCGCCACCGACTTGATTCTGGTGGGGTGGTATTTGATCTTGCCCGGCATTCTCATCGCATTGATTGGCTTGGCCTGGACGCCGTTGGCTGAACGCTATGTTTATCTCCCGAGTGCTTTTGTTGTCATGGGGATAGCTCTTTATGGCTCAAGCGTTCCATCGCAGCGATTACAAAAAATAATGTTAATTGGTTTGTCGCTGTTTTTATTGCCAATCAGTATGGCAACAGTAAATCGTAATTTTATATGGCAAGATAATACCAAGTTATATGCAGATAGTCTGAGTAAGTCCCCTGAATTTGCTGCGATGAGCAATGAATTGGGTATTGCTTTAATTGATGAAGGCAAGCTTGCTCAGGCAACCCAAATTTTGCAAAAAGGGAAACAACTAAAAACAGCATCGGTGCTCCTTTATATCAATCAGGCTCGTATTTTTATGGCCCAGGGGGACCTGGCCGGTGCTAGGTCTGAAATGATGAAGGTTTGTTTCGATAAAAATGCTGCCGACACGGAGGCTCTAAAAATGTTGGCAACAATTGATGAACAACGTTTGCATAATGGTGGGCAAAGCGAAAGCATTATGCTCGAATTGCTAGATACTTACCAAGTATTAATAACAAAAACAAAAAACCCTTACCTTGAGTACCGAGTTGGTCAAATATTTTTGTCTACGGGTAAACATCAAGACGCTGCTGATTATTTTAGCAGGGCTTATGTACATGCACCTAAAAATGCTTATTACCGAGAAGCTGCTGGAAAGTTGGTTCGTAAATTGAAGAACAGTGATAAGGAGGGCTGA
- a CDS encoding decaprenyl-phosphate phosphoribosyltransferase has product MLAFLQLARPHQWLKNIILFFPPFLGGVLLLPGEWQKGVAPFVAFSLTSSATYVFNDLRDRDNDRVHPRKKHRPLAAGLISIPAAICFALVMLIGSFAIGYTVSFVFCGWLLAYLGVSFAYSLVLKDQPVFDIFCIASGFVFRVFAGGAAFGVKVSDWLFLSVLLLAVFLSCGKRLSEKKLLGSASCDHRKVLETYPAGALEGFMYISGAAVLVTYTLYAITQHRLIYTVPLCCFGLFRYLLIVERGQSGDPTDMLMKDPVLFLTGLTWTLFVGWGIYGF; this is encoded by the coding sequence TTGCTCGCTTTTCTCCAGCTTGCACGTCCTCATCAGTGGTTGAAAAATATTATTCTCTTCTTTCCGCCATTTCTAGGAGGGGTTCTGCTTCTGCCTGGAGAATGGCAAAAGGGTGTTGCCCCCTTTGTGGCTTTTTCCCTCACCTCAAGTGCTACCTATGTATTCAATGATCTACGCGATCGAGATAATGACCGAGTTCACCCACGCAAAAAACATCGTCCATTGGCAGCTGGATTGATCTCAATCCCTGCCGCTATTTGTTTTGCGCTGGTGATGTTGATTGGCTCATTCGCCATCGGTTATACGGTTTCATTTGTTTTTTGTGGATGGTTGCTTGCGTATTTGGGGGTATCCTTCGCGTATTCTCTCGTTTTAAAGGATCAGCCGGTCTTCGATATTTTCTGCATCGCCTCGGGATTTGTTTTTCGGGTTTTTGCCGGAGGCGCGGCCTTTGGCGTCAAGGTGTCTGATTGGCTCTTTCTAAGCGTACTACTGCTGGCCGTCTTCCTGAGTTGCGGCAAACGTCTGAGTGAAAAGAAACTGCTTGGCTCTGCTTCTTGTGACCATCGCAAAGTGTTGGAGACGTACCCCGCCGGAGCGTTAGAGGGGTTTATGTATATCTCAGGCGCGGCGGTGCTGGTCACTTACACTCTCTATGCCATTACCCAACACCGCTTGATATATACTGTTCCACTTTGCTGTTTTGGCTTATTTCGCTACCTTCTTATCGTTGAGCGAGGGCAAAGTGGTGATCCAACCGATATGCTGATGAAAGATCCGGTGCTTTTTTTGACAGGTTTAACGTGGACCTTGTTTGTAGGTTGGGGAATTTATGGGTTCTAA
- a CDS encoding ISL3-like element ISGme6 family transposase: protein MLIKTVLNKFERFKSFIYGDCRLAKVGGSEALVIDIKARRNSKPECPECGKRGKTYDTQPARLFEYVPIWAFKVFFRYAPRRVLCPIHGVKVESLPWGYGKEQMTISYQVYLARWARRLSWKEVAEIFKTSWDSIFRAVQYAVDYGLANRNLDGVTEIGVDEIAVFKGHQYLTMVYQLNAGVRRLLWCGPQRRIRTLLRFFREFGKERSAKLKYVCSDMWAPYLKVIAKRAPNAVNILDRFHIMRKFNEAIDEVRRTEAKEFKAAKQENVLEKGRWLLLKRPENLSEKQTSRLGDLLKLNLSSIKAYLLREDFQQFWDYQRSDFAGKFLDDWVIRTMQTDLEPMKKVARMLRNHKPMILNWFKAKGRLSSGAVEGLNLKAKLTIRKAYGFRTIKCLQVALYHTLGDLPEPLCHHRFC, encoded by the coding sequence ATGCTTATCAAGACTGTACTGAACAAGTTCGAGCGTTTCAAGTCCTTCATTTACGGAGATTGCCGACTGGCGAAAGTCGGCGGCTCAGAAGCACTGGTCATTGACATCAAGGCTCGTCGCAACAGCAAGCCCGAATGCCCGGAATGTGGCAAGCGAGGCAAGACATACGACACGCAACCGGCCCGACTGTTCGAGTATGTGCCGATCTGGGCGTTCAAGGTCTTCTTTCGCTACGCTCCCCGTCGGGTTCTGTGCCCAATCCATGGGGTAAAGGTTGAATCCCTCCCCTGGGGGTATGGCAAAGAGCAAATGACGATCTCGTACCAGGTCTATCTTGCCCGGTGGGCTCGGCGACTCTCCTGGAAGGAAGTTGCCGAAATCTTTAAGACCAGTTGGGACAGCATCTTTCGGGCGGTGCAGTATGCTGTCGATTACGGCCTGGCAAACAGAAACCTTGATGGCGTTACGGAAATCGGTGTTGATGAAATTGCCGTCTTCAAGGGCCATCAGTATCTTACGATGGTCTATCAGCTCAATGCCGGCGTCAGGCGTCTTCTCTGGTGTGGTCCGCAACGTCGGATAAGAACGCTACTGCGCTTCTTTCGGGAATTCGGCAAAGAACGCAGCGCCAAGCTCAAGTATGTCTGCAGCGACATGTGGGCACCGTATCTCAAGGTTATCGCCAAGCGGGCACCCAATGCCGTGAACATCCTCGACCGCTTCCACATCATGCGGAAGTTTAACGAAGCGATTGACGAGGTTCGGCGCACCGAAGCCAAGGAGTTCAAGGCCGCCAAGCAGGAGAACGTCCTGGAAAAGGGCCGTTGGTTGCTGCTGAAACGGCCGGAAAATCTGTCCGAGAAGCAGACGTCACGATTGGGAGATTTGCTCAAGCTCAACCTCTCATCAATCAAGGCATATCTGCTGCGCGAGGACTTTCAGCAGTTCTGGGACTACCAGCGGTCTGACTTTGCTGGCAAGTTCCTCGACGACTGGGTCATCAGGACAATGCAAACTGACCTGGAACCGATGAAGAAGGTTGCCAGGATGTTACGCAACCACAAACCGATGATTCTCAACTGGTTCAAGGCAAAAGGCCGACTTTCCAGCGGCGCGGTAGAGGGTCTGAACCTCAAAGCAAAACTGACTATCAGAAAAGCGTACGGTTTCCGAACCATCAAGTGCCTGCAAGTGGCGCTATATCACACACTTGGCGACTTGCCAGAACCCCTGTGTCACCACAGATTCTGCTAA
- a CDS encoding two-component system sensor histidine kinase NtrB, which yields MYRERLVWFILARVVVVSLFLFSTIVLRARGTGTLGEQALDGITAILVATYGFSILLLLILKLAKGYQLPLTYAQIIWDILFVTGLILYTGGISSPFSFLYLLAIISASVLLARREAFYTASLCSIVYGGIIDLQYYGQLVSIGLGPLVAQRYGTNYIFYTIFINIVAFFLTALLTGYLAERARESETELEKRAIDYEELERLNSSIVSNLTSGLLTVTAEGRIRVFNHYAETFTGITQEDAYDRDLYDIFPGFRLYEGNLSNVKRGVFELLAKNGRKLIVGFNSVPLTGKEGESAGTLINFQNLTQIKRMEENLKRADRLAVIGELSARMAHEIRNPLAAISGSAQLIAQGDGIPEADRELFAIVLREADRLNGLITDFLAYARPSQPEKGPVNLTDLVGEIVSLVTPDRRFEQVRIINRVEPDFTLPIDPDQFRQVFWNLFVNAAEAMSEGGTITVDAERIDEIRSDGEPRSAYRITVADDGSGMNQETISRIFEPFYTSKASGTGLGLATVYRIIEAHGGRITVESAEGTGTIFIIFIPVQRNY from the coding sequence ATGTACAGAGAACGGCTCGTATGGTTCATCCTTGCCCGGGTGGTGGTGGTTTCCCTCTTTCTTTTCTCCACCATTGTCCTGCGCGCGCGGGGGACCGGCACCCTCGGCGAACAGGCCCTTGACGGCATAACCGCCATCCTGGTTGCCACCTACGGCTTCTCCATCCTGTTGCTCCTGATTCTCAAGCTGGCAAAGGGATACCAGCTACCCCTCACCTATGCGCAGATCATCTGGGACATCCTTTTCGTCACGGGGCTTATTCTCTATACGGGAGGAATTTCCAGCCCCTTCTCGTTTCTCTATCTGCTGGCGATCATCAGTGCCAGCGTCCTTCTGGCGCGTCGGGAGGCCTTTTATACGGCATCGCTCTGCTCCATCGTCTACGGCGGGATCATCGATCTGCAGTATTACGGGCAACTGGTATCCATTGGGCTGGGCCCCCTCGTGGCCCAGCGATATGGCACCAACTATATCTTCTATACGATCTTCATCAATATTGTAGCCTTCTTCCTGACCGCGCTCCTGACAGGGTATCTGGCCGAGCGGGCCAGGGAAAGCGAGACGGAACTTGAAAAACGGGCCATTGATTACGAGGAACTGGAACGCCTCAACAGCTCCATAGTCTCCAACCTCACCAGTGGCCTTCTGACCGTTACCGCCGAGGGGCGCATCCGGGTCTTCAACCACTACGCCGAGACCTTTACCGGCATCACTCAGGAGGATGCCTACGACCGGGACCTCTATGACATCTTTCCGGGATTCCGCCTCTACGAGGGGAACCTCTCCAATGTTAAGCGGGGAGTCTTCGAATTGCTGGCGAAAAACGGCCGCAAGCTCATTGTCGGGTTCAATAGCGTGCCCCTTACCGGCAAGGAGGGGGAGAGCGCGGGGACGCTCATCAATTTCCAGAACCTGACCCAGATAAAACGGATGGAGGAGAATCTCAAGCGGGCCGACCGTCTTGCTGTCATCGGGGAACTCTCGGCCCGCATGGCCCATGAGATCCGAAATCCTTTGGCAGCCATCAGCGGATCGGCTCAACTCATCGCCCAGGGAGACGGGATTCCCGAGGCCGACCGTGAACTCTTTGCCATTGTCCTGCGGGAAGCTGACCGGCTTAATGGCCTCATAACCGATTTTCTCGCCTATGCCCGACCCAGCCAGCCGGAGAAGGGACCGGTCAACCTGACCGATCTTGTTGGAGAGATCGTATCCCTTGTGACACCGGACCGGCGTTTCGAACAAGTCAGGATTATCAACCGTGTGGAACCGGATTTTACCCTTCCGATTGATCCGGACCAGTTTCGGCAGGTCTTCTGGAACCTGTTCGTGAATGCGGCCGAGGCGATGAGCGAGGGGGGGACGATCACTGTTGATGCGGAACGGATCGACGAGATCCGCTCTGATGGCGAACCGCGGAGCGCTTACCGGATAACCGTTGCCGATGACGGTTCCGGCATGAACCAGGAAACCATTTCCAGGATTTTCGAGCCGTTTTACACCAGCAAGGCGAGCGGAACCGGCCTTGGCCTTGCCACCGTTTACCGCATCATCGAAGCCCACGGCGGCAGGATTACCGTGGAAAGCGCGGAAGGAACCGGAACCATATTCATCATATTTATTCCCGTCCAGAGAAATTACTGA
- a CDS encoding sigma-54-dependent transcriptional regulator, with protein sequence MEIRILVVDDELSMREFLAILLKREGYAVDQADCAEKALEFLDSITYDLVISDVKMPGLDGIALLGRIKENSPDTAVLMMTAFSTAEQAVEAMKLGAYDYIAKPFKVEEVKVLVRNALEKRDLKRENQRLRQEVQERYGFSGLIGKSKKMRELYSLIERVAPSIANVLILGESGTGKELVARAIHYNSPRKDKAFVAVNCGAIPETLMESELFGHKKGSFTGAINDRAGLFEQAGGGTLFLDEIGEVPLQLQAKLLRVLQEKEFRRVGGVADQKADVRIVAASNRNLEEQVREGSFREDLFYRLNVVQLQMPPLRERTEDIPLLVEHFYRKYVQSNRNGEIITPGALKILMSYPFPGNVRELENLVERCMVLGGGTISEESLPPQVRGSQKSATAPVGDFEIPSEGMDLEGYLDGIEKRILLQALERCGGVKKKAAELLGLTFRSFRYRLAKFGMDEE encoded by the coding sequence ATGGAAATACGAATACTGGTTGTCGATGACGAGTTGAGCATGCGGGAATTCCTCGCCATTCTCCTCAAACGCGAGGGGTACGCGGTGGATCAGGCCGATTGCGCGGAAAAGGCCCTGGAGTTCCTTGACTCAATTACCTACGATCTGGTCATTTCCGATGTGAAAATGCCCGGTCTGGACGGCATTGCCCTGCTGGGGCGGATCAAGGAAAACTCTCCCGACACCGCGGTCCTCATGATGACCGCCTTCTCCACCGCCGAGCAGGCCGTGGAGGCCATGAAGCTGGGGGCCTACGACTACATCGCCAAGCCCTTCAAGGTGGAGGAGGTGAAGGTCCTCGTCCGTAACGCCCTTGAGAAGCGGGACCTGAAGCGGGAAAACCAGCGTCTGCGCCAGGAGGTCCAGGAGCGGTACGGCTTCAGCGGCTTGATCGGCAAGAGCAAGAAGATGCGGGAACTCTACTCCCTCATCGAGCGGGTGGCCCCCAGCATCGCCAACGTCCTGATTCTGGGTGAGAGTGGCACCGGCAAGGAACTGGTGGCACGGGCCATCCACTACAACAGCCCCCGCAAGGACAAGGCCTTCGTGGCGGTGAACTGCGGCGCCATTCCCGAAACACTCATGGAGAGCGAACTCTTCGGCCACAAGAAGGGCTCCTTCACCGGCGCCATCAACGACCGGGCCGGCCTCTTCGAGCAGGCCGGCGGCGGCACCCTCTTCCTCGACGAGATCGGCGAAGTGCCGCTCCAACTTCAGGCAAAGCTCCTGCGGGTCCTCCAGGAAAAGGAGTTCAGGCGGGTAGGGGGAGTAGCCGACCAGAAGGCCGACGTGCGGATCGTTGCCGCCTCCAACCGCAACCTGGAAGAGCAGGTGCGGGAAGGCTCCTTCCGGGAAGACCTCTTCTACCGGCTGAACGTGGTCCAGCTCCAGATGCCTCCCCTGCGGGAGCGGACAGAAGACATCCCCCTGCTGGTGGAGCATTTTTACCGCAAGTACGTTCAGTCCAACCGCAACGGAGAGATTATCACCCCTGGCGCCCTGAAGATTCTCATGTCATATCCGTTTCCGGGAAATGTGCGCGAACTGGAGAACCTGGTGGAACGGTGCATGGTTCTTGGCGGGGGGACCATTTCCGAGGAGAGCCTTCCGCCCCAGGTCCGGGGGAGCCAGAAGTCCGCGACGGCCCCGGTCGGTGATTTCGAGATTCCTTCCGAAGGGATGGACCTGGAAGGGTACCTGGACGGCATCGAGAAGAGGATCCTCCTCCAGGCCCTGGAGCGGTGCGGCGGGGTCAAGAAGAAAGCAGCCGAGCTTCTGGGGCTCACGTTCCGGTCATTCCGCTACCGTCTGGCCAAGTTCGGGATGGATGAGGAATGA
- a CDS encoding type IV pilus twitching motility protein PilT, which translates to MANMHQLLTELVNRGGSDLHLTTNSPPQIRIDGKLLPLDMPPLNAVDTKQLCYSILTEQQKHKFEENNELDLSFGIKGLSRFRGNVFVQRGAVAGVFRVIPYKILSFEELGLPPVVRELAEKPRGLVLVTGPTGSGKSTTLAAIIDKINTDRHEHIVTVEDPIEYLHPHKSCVVNQREVGADTKSFKNALKYILRQDPDVVLVGELRDLETIEAALTLAETGHLCFATLHTNSAVQTINRIVDVFPSYQQPQVRAQLSFVLEGVLSQTLLPKASGTGRVLAIEVMVPNPAIRNLIREDKIHQIYSQMQVGQEKFGMMTMNQCLYGLLQKRHITMDVGMGRSPDPDELKQMLTSGVRPQAPRPPMR; encoded by the coding sequence ATGGCCAACATGCATCAGCTGCTCACGGAGCTCGTCAATCGTGGAGGGTCGGACCTCCATCTCACCACCAACTCTCCTCCCCAGATCCGGATCGACGGGAAACTGCTGCCCCTCGACATGCCACCCCTGAATGCGGTCGATACGAAGCAGCTCTGCTACAGCATCCTTACCGAGCAGCAGAAGCACAAGTTCGAGGAGAACAACGAGTTGGACCTCTCCTTCGGCATCAAGGGACTGTCACGTTTCAGGGGTAACGTCTTTGTCCAGCGGGGGGCCGTGGCCGGGGTGTTCCGGGTTATTCCCTACAAGATCCTCTCCTTCGAGGAACTGGGGCTCCCGCCGGTGGTGAGGGAGTTGGCCGAGAAGCCCCGGGGCCTTGTCCTCGTCACCGGTCCCACCGGCAGCGGCAAGTCCACGACCCTGGCCGCCATTATCGACAAGATCAACACCGACCGCCACGAGCACATCGTCACCGTCGAGGATCCCATCGAGTACCTCCACCCCCACAAGAGCTGCGTGGTGAATCAGCGGGAGGTGGGAGCCGACACCAAGAGCTTCAAAAACGCCCTCAAGTACATCCTCCGCCAGGACCCGGACGTGGTTCTCGTGGGGGAACTCCGGGACCTGGAGACCATCGAGGCGGCCCTGACCCTGGCCGAAACCGGTCACCTCTGCTTTGCCACGCTCCATACGAACTCCGCGGTCCAGACCATCAACCGGATCGTGGATGTGTTCCCCTCCTACCAGCAGCCCCAGGTTCGCGCCCAGCTTTCCTTTGTCCTCGAAGGTGTTCTCTCCCAAACCCTTCTTCCCAAAGCCAGCGGCACGGGGAGGGTGCTCGCCATCGAGGTCATGGTGCCGAACCCGGCCATCCGCAACCTGATCCGCGAGGACAAGATCCATCAGATCTACTCCCAGATGCAGGTGGGGCAGGAGAAGTTCGGCATGATGACCATGAACCAGTGTCTGTACGGCCTGTTGCAGAAGCGGCACATCACCATGGACGTCGGCATGGGGCGCTCGCCTGATCCCGACGAGCTCAAGCAGATGCTTACCAGCGGTGTGCGGCCCCAGGCGCCGCGCCCCCCCATGAGATAA
- a CDS encoding ABC transporter ATP-binding protein, which translates to MTDNIEIDIANLGKTYRGKKHTIVQALKGLNIAIRKGEVFGFLGPNGAGKSTTIKILTGQIKGSEGSATIQGVPVEDPTSRKKLGYLPENPSFYDFLTAREYLRLVGNAYGMSPNAISCSTGEVLAKLELEHAADRPIRGYSKGMVQRLGLAQAMLADPELLILDEPMSGLDPLGRALVKDLIKELKQAGKTIFFSTHITADVEIVCDRVGILVGGELKALDRVESILDQGIDGYRLSFAAAEERTIEQLVAVDELKATLEHILAQGGRIERIEPLRRDLERYFLDVVKGTNHEHS; encoded by the coding sequence ATGACTGATAACATTGAAATTGACATTGCCAATTTAGGTAAAACCTATCGTGGCAAGAAACACACTATCGTGCAAGCCTTGAAGGGGTTGAATATTGCAATCCGTAAAGGTGAGGTGTTCGGCTTTCTCGGCCCTAACGGGGCAGGGAAAAGCACCACTATCAAGATACTGACGGGGCAGATCAAAGGGTCTGAAGGTAGCGCGACTATTCAGGGGGTGCCTGTTGAAGATCCGACCAGCCGTAAGAAGCTGGGATACCTGCCTGAAAATCCCTCGTTCTATGATTTTTTGACCGCCAGGGAATATTTGCGATTGGTTGGGAATGCCTATGGGATGTCTCCTAATGCCATCTCTTGTTCAACAGGAGAGGTTCTTGCAAAACTGGAACTTGAGCATGCCGCCGATCGACCCATTCGTGGTTACAGCAAAGGGATGGTGCAGCGGCTTGGCTTGGCTCAGGCAATGCTTGCCGACCCAGAGTTACTGATTCTTGACGAGCCGATGAGCGGCCTCGACCCACTTGGTCGGGCACTGGTTAAAGATTTGATTAAAGAACTGAAACAGGCTGGGAAAACCATTTTTTTCAGCACACACATCACTGCCGATGTTGAGATAGTTTGCGACCGGGTTGGAATTTTAGTGGGTGGTGAACTAAAGGCACTGGACAGGGTGGAAAGTATTCTAGACCAGGGTATTGATGGGTATCGTTTGTCATTTGCCGCAGCAGAGGAAAGGACCATTGAGCAATTAGTTGCTGTTGATGAGCTCAAGGCAACACTGGAACACATTCTTGCGCAAGGAGGGCGAATTGAGCGAATCGAACCATTGCGTCGAGACCTGGAGCGTTATTTCCTTGATGTGGTAAAAGGCACAAACCATGAACATTCGTAA
- a CDS encoding type II secretion system F family protein yields MPKFSWEARSRTGAAQKGVMEAASAAAVEAQLKKFGFGSISVKEEGKGLSMELKLPGFGKKVETKDLVIFTRQFATMIDSGLPLVQCLDILSSQQENATFKEVLIKVKETVEGGSTFADALSKHPKVFDQLFVNLVAAGEVGGILDTILNRLAAYIEKAMKLKKQIKGAMVYPATIMTIAIGVVAVILIFVIPTFAKMFADFGGELPGATKFVIALSNFVVKYILLIIGLIFAVVVAIKKYYATPNGKKTLDTLALKAPIAGPLIRKVSVARFTRTLGTLISSGVPIMDGLEIVAKTAGNKVVEEAVYKVRSSIAEGKTMAEPLQECGVFPPMVVQMISVGEATGAMDAMLSKIADFYDDEVDDAVSALTALMEPMLMVFLGTTVGGLVIAMYLPIFKLAGTVGG; encoded by the coding sequence ATGCCGAAATTCAGTTGGGAAGCGCGAAGCAGGACCGGAGCGGCTCAGAAGGGGGTCATGGAGGCCGCGAGCGCGGCTGCCGTGGAAGCACAGCTCAAGAAGTTCGGGTTTGGCTCCATCTCCGTGAAGGAGGAGGGAAAAGGGCTCAGCATGGAGCTGAAGCTCCCCGGCTTCGGGAAGAAGGTGGAGACGAAGGATCTCGTCATCTTCACCCGGCAGTTCGCCACCATGATTGATTCGGGCCTGCCGCTGGTCCAGTGCCTCGATATTCTCTCCAGCCAGCAGGAGAACGCGACCTTCAAGGAAGTTCTCATCAAGGTGAAAGAGACGGTGGAGGGGGGCTCCACCTTTGCCGATGCCCTGTCGAAGCACCCCAAGGTCTTCGACCAGCTCTTCGTGAACCTGGTTGCCGCCGGCGAGGTGGGGGGTATCCTCGATACCATCCTCAACCGTCTCGCCGCCTACATCGAAAAGGCCATGAAGCTCAAGAAGCAGATCAAGGGGGCCATGGTCTATCCGGCCACCATCATGACCATTGCCATCGGCGTAGTGGCGGTCATCCTGATCTTCGTCATTCCCACTTTTGCCAAGATGTTCGCCGATTTTGGGGGAGAGTTGCCGGGAGCCACCAAATTCGTCATTGCCCTCAGCAACTTTGTGGTGAAGTACATCCTCCTCATCATCGGACTCATCTTCGCCGTGGTTGTGGCCATCAAGAAGTACTACGCCACGCCGAACGGGAAGAAGACCCTGGACACCCTCGCCCTCAAGGCCCCCATTGCCGGCCCCCTCATCCGGAAGGTTTCGGTGGCCCGCTTTACTCGTACCCTCGGCACCCTCATCTCCAGCGGCGTGCCGATCATGGACGGGCTTGAGATCGTTGCCAAAACCGCCGGCAACAAGGTGGTGGAGGAGGCGGTCTACAAGGTGAGGAGTTCCATCGCCGAAGGTAAGACCATGGCCGAACCGCTCCAGGAGTGCGGCGTCTTTCCCCCCATGGTGGTCCAGATGATCTCCGTCGGTGAGGCCACCGGCGCCATGGACGCCATGCTGAGCAAGATCGCCGACTTCTACGACGACGAGGTGGACGATGCCGTGAGCGCCCTCACGGCCCTCATGGAGCCGATGCTCATGGTGTTCCTCGGCACCACCGTGGGGGGCCTTGTCATCGCCATGTACCTGCCGATTTTCAAGCTGGCCGGAACCGTCGGCGGTTAG
- a CDS encoding type IV pilin protein, with product MLQKLRNKKGFTLIELLIVVAIIGILAAIAIPQFAAYRQKAFNSAAESDLKNTKTNLESYYSEHQFYPN from the coding sequence ATGCTACAGAAACTTAGGAACAAGAAAGGCTTCACCCTCATCGAGCTGCTGATCGTTGTGGCGATTATCGGCATCCTGGCAGCGATTGCGATTCCGCAGTTTGCGGCCTATCGTCAGAAGGCATTCAACTCTGCTGCCGAGTCTGACTTGAAAAACACCAAGACTAATCTTGAATCTTATTATTCTGAACACCAATTTTATCCGAATTAA